One stretch of Armigeres subalbatus isolate Guangzhou_Male chromosome 2, GZ_Asu_2, whole genome shotgun sequence DNA includes these proteins:
- the LOC134215632 gene encoding uncharacterized protein LOC134215632 — translation MDDAIPNDCVMDYPEAEYLLEYDFPDACSTQLLMDPLNNSTSEMEHASDAGADDSEGEIFGCVLLAYKRQFKGQSSGSYIARWQISANSTASFIHKVWILAEEHLYREVVFIAKTDGTTCPAWGAEEKPIEEKFGKFVLFQSGRRHYTLDQVVESSSLLQSWRNKEITLLLHVYSLSVSNRTIWSSVKESLVDPSDRDRSGAATTQAVIELADELRTMHDSYLDAHGMAWSFWANSIHNGPAHLRETLKNHPPQHLAHLFRAKEGQHVNAILRELTVAHSLNNSYHEEVVALRQVFDVVESNIEHLSASMKMFKIRLEALELRDQVNESMISAMETTVKVQECKLGERLKAQVSDMEDVDHM, via the coding sequence ATGGACGACGCAATCCCAAACGATTGTGTGATGGACTATCCAGAAGCGGAGTACCTGCTCGAATACGATTTCCCTGATGCTTGCAGTACCCAGTTACTGATGGATCCCTTAAACAACAGTACCAGCGAAATGGAACATGCAAGTGACGCTGGTGCTGATGATTCGGAAGGCGAAATTTTTGGATGTGTTCTCTTGGCGTATAAACGTCAGTTCAAAGGCCAATCTTCCGGATCCTATATCGCACGATGGCAAATTTCGGCTAATAGCACTGCAAGTTTCATACACAAGGTTTGGATTCTTGCTGAGGAGCATCTGTATCGTGAGGTAGTTTTCATTGCAAAAACAGACGGAACAACTTGTCCAGCGTGGGGAGCAGAAGAAAAGCCTATCGAAGAAAAGTTCGGGAAATTTGTGCTCTTCCAGTCAGGTCGTAGGCACTACACGTTAGACCAGGTTGTAGAAAGTAGCAGTTTGTTGCAGAGCTGGCGGAATAAAGAAATAACACTTCTCCTGCATGTTTACTCCTTATCTGTCAGCAACCGTACGATTTGGAGCTCAGTGAAAGAAAGTTTAGTTGATCCTTCTGATCGTGATCGATCGGGTGCAGCCACAACACAGGCTGTCATAGAATTAGCAGACGAGCTAAGAACCATGCATGACAGCTATCTCGATGCACATGGTATGGCGTGGTCATTCTGGGCGAATTCCATCCATAACGGCCCAGCTCACTTGCGAGAGACACTTAAGAATCATCCCCCACAGCATCTAGCTCACTTGTTCAGAGCTAAAGAAGGACAACACGTAAATGCCATCCTCAGAGAGCTTACGGTAGCTCATAGCCTAAACAATAGTTACCATGAAGAGGTAGTGGCTCTACGTCAAGTATTCGATGTGGTGGAATCCAACATTGAACATTTGAGTGCATCGATGAAGATGTTCAAGATTCGGTTGGAGGCATTGGAGTTAAGAGACCAAGTGAACGAATCAATGATCAGTGCAATGGAAACAACGGTTAAGGTTCAGGAGTGCAAGTTAGGGGAAAGACTAAAGGCACAAGTAAGTGACATGGAAGATGTGGACCACATGTGA
- the LOC134215634 gene encoding ribosome biogenesis regulatory protein homolog, whose product MDIVKTVLEKQKKDLEKYKPITVQKHLDVVIDEGHLMVTDPNNFDDDKLKNYREQYVLDLTRDNTQLLINSIWELPTQREEESVVAKLPAPRMMLPRARKLPVPKPLTKWEQIAKAKGIKKRTRDKKVYDEVLDKWVPTYGYQRYKAEKEKDWIIEVPQNADPNKDMFAEKRDLRIERIAKNEISRMRNIDRAKKIQTPRTGFLGPESASAKELVTAANIAKASTASVGVFQEKLTNEKQARGIGVKELMPGRKRKRTPVTLPGERKRNLEIVNKVLNKKPKIDVEKAISMQKAEARAEREANAGDEGGKKKGKGKGKGKGAFGRKKPKGGQGKRNHSKRAVGRKRR is encoded by the exons ATGGATATAGTGAAGACGGTTTTGGAAAAACAGAAGAAGgatttggaaaaatataaacCAATTACCGTGCAGAAGCACTTGGACGTTGTGATCGATGAGGGACACCTTATGGTGACGGATCCGAATAACTTCGACGACGATAAGCTCAA GAACTACAGAGAACAATATGTTCTGGACCTAACCAGAGATAATACACAGCTGTTGATCAATAGCATCTGGGAGCTGCCTACTCAACGCGAAGAGGAATCTGTGGTTGCTAAACTTCCAGCACCAAGAATGATGCTGCCACGGGCTCGTAAACTGCCCGTTCCGAAACCCCTCACCAAATGGGAACAGATAGCCAAGGCCAAGGGAATCAAAAAGCGAACACGCGATAAGAAGGTTTACGACGAAGTATTGGATAAATGGGTACCTACGTACGGATATCAGCGATACAAGGCCGAGAAAGAGAAGGACTGGATCATTGAAGTGCCACAGAATGCTGATCCAAATAAAGATATGTTTGCGGAGAAGCGGGATTTGAGGATCGAGCGGATAGCTAAGAACGAAATTTCTCGCATGAGAAACATCGATCGAGCCAAGAAAATTCAAACACCACGTACCGGATTTCTGGGACCGGAATCAGCTTCAGCAAAAGAG CTTGTAACGGCGGCCAACATTGCCAAGGCATCTACCGCTTCGGTGGGCGTTTTCCAGGAAAAATTAACCAACGAAAAACAGGCTCGAGGAATTGGTGTTAAGGAATTGATGCCTGGAAGAAAGCGAAAACGGACACCGGTCACACTTCCAGGAGAAAGGAAGCGTAACTTGGAAATCGTCAACAAAGTGCTAAATAAAAAGCCCAAGATTGACGTTGAGAAAGCTATTTCGATGCAGAAAGCGGAAGCACGGGCAGA GCGGGAAGCAAATGCCGGTGATGAAGGTGGAAAGAAGAAAGGTAAAGGCAAAGGAAAGGGTAAAGGTGCCTTCGGACGGAAAAAGCCTAAGGGCGGTCAAGGTAAGAGGAATCACAGCAAAAGGGCTGTCGGGCGTAAGAGGCGTTAG